A section of the Rhodobacteraceae bacterium M382 genome encodes:
- a CDS encoding tRNA (guanine(46)-N(7))-methyltransferase TrmB: MTDDTDSTGKHTSGAPWRNFYGRFKGKTLKQSQQRYLEEDLSDLSPGAVGWDENPDRTNLDLDGLFGGRDVWLEIGFGGGEHLVHQAAENPDVGIIGAEPYINGVAMLLGKIRQAGGDNIAIHPGDARDLMDVLPEESISRAFLLYPDPWPKKRHHRRRFVTQEHLEPLARCLKPGAIFRVATDIPDYVRQTLEEVPKAGFEWLAERPTDWRDAWPDWISTRYEQKALREGRTPHYLTFRRLG, encoded by the coding sequence ATGACAGATGACACCGACAGCACCGGCAAGCACACGTCTGGCGCACCTTGGCGGAATTTTTATGGCCGGTTCAAGGGCAAGACACTGAAGCAAAGCCAGCAACGCTATCTGGAAGAAGATCTGAGCGATCTGAGTCCTGGTGCTGTGGGCTGGGACGAAAACCCGGATCGTACAAACCTGGATCTCGATGGTTTGTTTGGTGGGCGTGATGTTTGGCTCGAAATCGGTTTTGGCGGCGGCGAACATCTGGTTCATCAGGCGGCAGAAAACCCGGATGTCGGGATTATCGGGGCCGAACCCTATATCAACGGCGTGGCAATGCTGTTGGGCAAGATCCGTCAAGCGGGGGGTGACAATATCGCCATTCATCCAGGGGATGCGCGCGACCTGATGGACGTGCTGCCCGAGGAGTCGATTTCGCGGGCCTTTTTGTTGTACCCGGACCCCTGGCCGAAAAAGCGCCATCACCGCCGTCGGTTTGTAACCCAGGAACATCTGGAGCCTTTGGCCCGTTGCCTAAAGCCCGGTGCCATTTTCCGCGTAGCGACCGATATTCCCGACTATGTCCGCCAGACGCTGGAGGAAGTGCCCAAGGCCGGGTTTGAATGGTTGGCCGAGCGGCCAACAGATTGGCGTGACGCATGGCCGGACTGGATTTCGACGCGCTATGAACAAAAGGCCTTGCGAGAGGGGCGCACGCCTCACTATTTGACCTTCCGCCGGTTGGGATAG
- a CDS encoding cytidylate kinase has protein sequence MRFTIAIDGPAAAGKGTLSRAIADRLGFAYLDTGLLYRAVGAKTLQGVAAIEAAQALVADDLVGDTLRSPDVAQAASKVAVLPEVRAALVDFQRAFARRAGGAVLDGRDIGTVICPNAEVKLFVTASADVRARRRFLELSDKGLVTSFEDVLADVRARDDRDMNRAEAPLKPAKDAVILDTSTLDIPGALRVALDAIEQQMPTS, from the coding sequence ATGAGGTTCACGATTGCCATCGACGGTCCGGCTGCTGCTGGAAAGGGAACCCTGTCCAGGGCGATTGCCGACAGGCTTGGGTTTGCTTATCTGGACACAGGTTTGCTGTACCGTGCTGTGGGGGCCAAAACCCTGCAAGGTGTTGCGGCAATCGAGGCGGCGCAGGCTTTGGTGGCCGACGACCTGGTCGGTGATACTTTGCGTTCCCCAGATGTTGCCCAGGCGGCGAGCAAGGTAGCGGTTTTGCCCGAAGTGCGGGCCGCCTTGGTCGATTTTCAGCGCGCATTTGCGCGACGCGCGGGGGGGGCTGTTCTGGACGGGCGTGATATCGGGACGGTGATTTGCCCGAATGCCGAGGTCAAATTGTTCGTGACGGCCAGCGCAGACGTGCGCGCCCGCCGACGCTTTCTGGAGTTGAGCGACAAGGGGCTGGTCACGTCGTTCGAAGATGTTCTGGCGGATGTGCGTGCCCGAGACGATCGTGATATGAACCGCGCCGAAGCTCCATTGAAGCCTGCCAAAGATGCTGTGATTCTGGATACCAGCACGTTGGACATTCCAGGTGCACTGCGTGTGGCGCTGGATGCCATTGAACAGCAGATGCCGACCTCTTGA
- the rpsA gene encoding 30S ribosomal protein S1, with translation MADTTMEEFEALLQESFEMDTPEEGSVVKGKVLAIEAGQAIIDVGYKMEGRVDLKEFANPGEAPEIAVGDEVEVYLRAAENARGEAVISREMARREEAWDRLEKAYADDQRVEGAIFGRVKGGFTVDLGGAVAFLPGSQVDVRPVRDAGPLMGLKQPFQILKMDRRRGNIVVSRRAILEESRAEQRAEVIGNLSEGQAVDGVVKNITEYGAFVDLGGVDGLLHVTDMAWRRVNHPSEILAIGETVKVQVIKINKETHRISLGMKQLQEDPWDLVGAKYPLESVHKGRVTNITDYGAFVELEPGVEGLVHVSEMSWTKKNVHPGKIVSTSQEVDVMVLEIDGSKRRVSLGLKQTMRNPWEVFAETHPEGTQVEGEVKNITEFGLFVGLDGDIDGMVHLSDLSWDERGEDAIQNYRKGDMVSAVVSEVDVDKERISLSIKAVGGDKFAEAVGGVKRGSIVTVNVTAIEDGGIEVEYEGMKSFIRRSDLSRDRAEQRPERFSVGDKVDVRVTNVDGKTRRLGLSIKAREIAEEKEAVEQYGSSDSGASLGDILGAALKTGD, from the coding sequence ATGGCTGATACAACTATGGAGGAATTCGAAGCCCTCCTGCAAGAAAGCTTCGAAATGGACACACCCGAAGAGGGGTCTGTTGTCAAAGGCAAGGTTCTCGCGATTGAAGCGGGCCAGGCCATCATCGACGTCGGCTATAAAATGGAAGGCCGCGTTGATCTGAAAGAATTCGCTAATCCCGGTGAAGCACCTGAAATCGCTGTTGGCGATGAGGTCGAAGTGTACCTGCGCGCGGCTGAAAACGCCCGCGGCGAAGCCGTCATCTCGCGCGAGATGGCCCGCCGTGAAGAAGCCTGGGACCGCCTGGAAAAAGCATATGCCGACGACCAGCGCGTCGAAGGCGCGATCTTTGGCCGTGTCAAAGGTGGCTTCACCGTTGATCTGGGTGGCGCAGTTGCGTTCCTGCCCGGCTCACAGGTTGATGTGCGCCCCGTGCGCGACGCTGGCCCTCTGATGGGCCTGAAGCAGCCGTTCCAGATCCTGAAAATGGACCGTCGCCGTGGCAACATCGTTGTATCGCGTCGTGCCATCCTGGAAGAAAGCCGCGCCGAACAGCGCGCCGAAGTCATTGGCAACCTGTCCGAAGGTCAGGCCGTCGATGGTGTGGTCAAGAACATCACTGAATACGGTGCGTTTGTTGACCTGGGCGGCGTTGATGGTCTGTTGCACGTCACCGACATGGCATGGCGCCGTGTGAACCACCCATCCGAGATCCTGGCGATCGGCGAAACCGTCAAGGTTCAGGTCATCAAGATCAACAAAGAGACCCACCGTATCTCCTTGGGCATGAAGCAGCTGCAGGAAGATCCATGGGATCTGGTTGGCGCCAAGTACCCGCTGGAATCGGTGCACAAAGGTCGCGTGACCAACATCACCGATTACGGTGCATTTGTTGAGCTCGAGCCCGGCGTTGAAGGTCTGGTTCACGTGTCCGAAATGTCCTGGACCAAAAAGAACGTTCACCCCGGCAAGATCGTTTCGACCAGCCAGGAAGTCGACGTTATGGTTCTGGAAATCGACGGTTCCAAGCGTCGCGTTTCCCTGGGTCTGAAGCAGACCATGCGCAACCCATGGGAAGTGTTTGCAGAAACACACCCCGAGGGCACTCAGGTCGAAGGCGAAGTCAAGAACATCACCGAATTCGGTCTGTTTGTTGGACTCGACGGCGACATCGACGGCATGGTTCACCTGTCCGACCTGTCGTGGGACGAACGTGGCGAAGACGCGATCCAGAACTACCGCAAAGGCGACATGGTCTCGGCCGTTGTCTCCGAAGTGGATGTGGACAAAGAGCGCATCTCGCTGTCGATCAAAGCCGTTGGTGGTGACAAGTTCGCCGAAGCCGTTGGTGGCGTGAAGCGTGGGTCGATCGTGACCGTGAACGTGACCGCAATCGAAGACGGTGGCATCGAAGTCGAGTATGAAGGCATGAAATCCTTCATCCGTCGTTCGGACCTGTCGCGCGATCGTGCCGAACAGCGCCCTGAGCGGTTCAGCGTTGGCGACAAGGTCGACGTGCGCGTCACCAATGTCGACGGCAAGACCCGTCGTCTGGGCCTGTCGATCAAAGCACGCGAGATCGCCGAAGAGAAAGAAGCCGTGGAACAGTACGGTTCGTCGGACTCCGGTGCGTCGCTGGGCGACATCCTGGGTGCAGCGCTGAAAACCGGCGACTGA
- the aroA gene encoding 3-phosphoshikimate 1-carboxyvinyltransferase, whose amino-acid sequence MSGSATPTPMTSHSCGPLSGIADVPGDKSISHRSLILGAMAVGETRISGLLEGEDVLDTAKAMQAFGAKVTNHGDGHWSVHGVGVGGFAEPDNVIDCGNSGTGVRLIMGAMATCPISVTFTGDASLNKRPMARVTDPLALFGAQSVGRSGGRLPMTIVGAADPVPVRYEVPVPSAQVKSAVLLAGLNAPGKTVVVEQEATRDHSERMLAGFGAEITVEDTDEGRVITLTGRPELKPQVIEVPRDPSSAAFPVCAALIVPGSDVLVPGIGLNPTRAGLFTTLRDMGADLTYENERIEGGEPVADLRARYSPNMKGFVVPPERAASMIDEYPVLSVVAAHASGQTMMDGVKELRVKESDRIDAMAVGLRACGVTVDEGEDWWAVTGLGPEGVPGGAICESHLDHRIAMSFMVLGMAAQNPVTVDDGSPIATSFPIFTPLMTALGANLDTQT is encoded by the coding sequence ATGTCCGGTTCTGCCACCCCCACCCCGATGACTTCGCACAGTTGCGGCCCTTTGAGCGGTATTGCCGATGTGCCCGGAGACAAATCAATCTCGCATCGGTCGCTCATCTTGGGGGCCATGGCGGTTGGTGAGACCCGGATATCAGGGTTGTTGGAGGGAGAAGACGTTCTGGATACGGCCAAGGCCATGCAGGCATTTGGCGCCAAAGTCACCAATCATGGGGACGGCCACTGGTCGGTACATGGCGTCGGTGTCGGTGGGTTTGCAGAACCAGACAATGTCATTGATTGCGGCAATTCCGGAACGGGGGTCCGGCTGATCATGGGCGCGATGGCAACCTGTCCGATTTCGGTGACCTTTACCGGTGATGCGAGCCTGAACAAACGCCCTATGGCGCGGGTCACGGATCCGTTGGCTCTGTTCGGTGCCCAATCTGTCGGGCGGTCCGGTGGTCGATTGCCGATGACCATCGTCGGCGCAGCGGACCCCGTGCCAGTACGCTATGAGGTTCCGGTTCCTTCGGCTCAGGTGAAATCAGCGGTATTATTGGCTGGCCTCAACGCACCGGGCAAGACCGTGGTTGTCGAACAGGAAGCCACCCGCGATCATTCCGAGCGTATGCTGGCTGGCTTTGGGGCGGAAATTACGGTCGAGGACACTGACGAGGGTCGAGTTATCACCCTGACCGGGCGCCCTGAATTAAAGCCTCAGGTCATCGAAGTGCCACGTGATCCGTCCAGCGCAGCGTTTCCTGTATGTGCAGCCCTGATCGTGCCGGGTTCAGATGTTCTGGTACCTGGAATCGGACTGAACCCGACACGCGCCGGTCTGTTCACCACACTGCGGGATATGGGGGCTGACCTGACCTATGAAAACGAACGCATAGAAGGGGGTGAACCAGTGGCGGATCTTCGGGCCCGCTATTCGCCCAATATGAAGGGTTTTGTGGTGCCACCTGAGCGGGCTGCATCCATGATCGACGAATATCCGGTTTTGTCCGTCGTTGCCGCCCATGCAAGCGGGCAGACCATGATGGACGGGGTCAAGGAGCTGCGGGTCAAGGAATCCGATCGCATTGACGCGATGGCCGTGGGTCTGCGGGCCTGTGGCGTGACTGTTGATGAGGGGGAAGACTGGTGGGCCGTCACGGGATTGGGTCCAGAAGGTGTTCCCGGTGGCGCGATCTGCGAAAGCCATCTGGATCACCGTATTGCCATGTCCTTCATGGTTCTGGGGATGGCCGCGCAAAACCCCGTGACCGTAGATGATGGCAGTCCGATTGCGACTTCCTTCCCGATTTTCACGCCGTTGATGACTGCTCTGGGTGCCAATCTGGACACTCAAACATGA
- the ihfB gene encoding integration host factor subunit beta: MIRSELIQKIADENPHLFQRDVERIVNTVFEEVTDAMARGDRVELRGFGAFSVKQRDARIGRNPRTGETVHVEEKHVPFFKTGKLLRDRLNGK; encoded by the coding sequence ATGATTCGATCCGAATTGATCCAAAAGATCGCAGACGAGAATCCGCATCTGTTTCAACGCGATGTCGAACGTATCGTGAATACGGTCTTCGAAGAAGTGACTGATGCAATGGCCCGGGGTGATCGGGTCGAATTGCGTGGGTTCGGCGCATTTTCGGTCAAACAACGGGACGCGCGCATTGGTCGCAATCCAAGAACCGGCGAAACGGTTCATGTAGAGGAAAAGCACGTGCCGTTCTTTAAGACCGGCAAGCTGCTGCGGGACCGACTAAACGGAAAGTAG
- a CDS encoding ATP-dependent Clp protease proteolytic subunit produces MHLFLTFFALLVGTLAGSLDTQARDFNNGKFMVAGHTLIYNSDLAVVGDNDEVANEDIDTLLTLLRANPDISVLELNSEGGSVYAAMEMARIVIDFGLDTIVSGECFSSCVTIFLGGAKRQMMLGSKIGFHQTAWPPAAIAEYYGEWRESEGWETPFDFAAWVYADTQTEVFEDLTYMIERGVDPEFAIRTKGIRNSDFWYPSRLELTNAGVLRD; encoded by the coding sequence ATGCATCTGTTTTTGACATTTTTTGCTTTGCTCGTTGGGACATTGGCCGGGTCGCTGGATACCCAGGCTAGGGATTTCAATAACGGCAAGTTCATGGTGGCTGGACATACGCTGATCTACAATTCGGATCTGGCCGTTGTGGGCGACAATGATGAAGTCGCCAATGAAGACATTGATACTCTCCTGACCTTGCTGCGGGCCAACCCTGACATATCGGTGCTCGAACTCAACAGTGAAGGAGGCAGTGTCTACGCTGCGATGGAAATGGCACGGATCGTCATTGATTTCGGGTTGGACACCATTGTTTCCGGAGAATGTTTCAGTTCCTGTGTCACGATTTTTTTGGGCGGAGCGAAACGGCAGATGATGCTCGGCTCCAAGATCGGCTTTCATCAGACGGCCTGGCCGCCTGCGGCAATCGCGGAATATTATGGCGAATGGCGCGAGAGTGAGGGGTGGGAAACTCCGTTTGATTTTGCCGCGTGGGTCTATGCAGATACGCAGACCGAAGTGTTCGAGGATCTGACCTATATGATCGAACGCGGCGTTGATCCCGAATTTGCGATCCGGACCAAAGGTATTCGGAATTCGGATTTCTGGTACCCCAGCCGGTTGGAACTGACCAATGCCGGAGTGCTGCGGGATTGA